The proteins below are encoded in one region of Phaseolus vulgaris cultivar G19833 chromosome 1, P. vulgaris v2.0, whole genome shotgun sequence:
- the LOC137813524 gene encoding aspartic proteinase Asp1-like isoform X1, producing MDFRSKGITLHSLFVSFLLFSAIFPLSFSAANQPHKVKNLATPRRLSSSAVFKVQGNVYPLGHYTVFFNIGHPPKFYDLDIDSGSDITWVQCDAPCKGCTKPRVQLYKPNHNLVQCVDQLCSEVHLSTDHNCASPDDQCDYEVEYADNGSSLGVLVRDHIAFQFTNGSVVHPKIAFGCGYDQKYSGSTSPPSTAGVLGLGNGRASILTQLHSLGLIRNVVGHCLSARGGGFLFFGDDPVPSSGIVWTSMVHSSSEKHYSSGPAELLFNGKTTKVKGLELIFDSGSSYTYFNSLAYQAVVNLVTDDLKGKQLTRATEDSSLPICWKGPKSFKSLSDIKKYFKPLAFSFTKTKNVQMQLPPEAYLIITKHGNVCLGILDGTEVGLESLNIIGDISLQDRMVIYDNEKIGWVSANCDKLPKYYSHEWLNEDSQRLAPYQDMELHKRKKCFKRYFDNAEVRRQVNIEFANFSNGREDFATVDSLRDRGKMDAKSWWIVHGAHAPTLQKIVLKLFGQPCSSSYEKLEYLLLYTFFKKK from the exons ATGGATTTTAGAAGCAAGGGAATAACATTGCACTCGCTTTTCGTATCATTTCTTCTATTTTCTGCCATTTTCCCACTCTCTTTCTCAGCAGCCAATCAACCCCACAAAGTCAAGAACCTCGCCACCCCACGTCGCCTTTCCTCCTCAGCTGTTTTCAAAGTTCAGGGAAATGTGTACCCTCTTGG GCATTACACAGTGTTTTTCAACATTGGCCATCCGCCCAAGTTTTACGACCTTGACATAGATTCGGGTAGTGACATCACTTGGGTTCAATGTGATGCACCATGTAAAGGTTGCACCAAG CCTCGTGTGCAACTTTATAAACCCAATCACAACCTTGTGCAATGTGTGGACCAACTGTGTTCTGAAGTGCACTTATCAACAGACCATAATTGTGCTTCCCCAGATGACCAATGTGACTATGAAGTTGAGTATGCAGATAATGGATCATCTCTGGGTGTGCTAGTCCGGGACCACATTGCTTTTCAATTCACCAATGGCTCTGTGGTGCACCCTAAGATTGCCTTTGG GTGCGGATATGATCAAAAGTATTCTGGTTCTACCTCCCCACCTTCTACGGCAGGAGTCCTTGGCCTTGGCAACGGCAGAGCTAGCATATTAACTCAGCTTCATTCTTTGGGTCTGATACGCAATGTAGTTGGACACTGCCTAAGTGCAAGAGGAGGAGGGTTTTTATTCTTTGGAGATGATCCCGTTCCCTCTTCAGGAATTGTTTGGACATCCATGGTGCATAGTTCTTCGGA AAAACACTACAGCTCAGGACCAGCAGAGCTGTTGTTCAATGGAAAGACTACTAAAGTTAAGGGTCTTGAACTTATCTTCGATAGTGGGAGCTCTTACACATACTTCAACTCCCTTGCGTATCAAGCTGTTGTAAATTTG GTGACTGATGATTTAAAGGGGAAACAGTTGACAAGAGCAACCGAGGATTCATCACTTCCAATTTGTTGGAAGGGTCCAAAATCTTTCAAATCGTTAAGTGATATCAAGAAATACTTCAAACCCCTTGCATTTAGCTTCACAAAAACTAAGAATGTGCAGATGCAGCTACCGCCAGAAGCTTATCTTATTATCACT AAACATGGCAATGTTTGCTTGGGGATTCTAGATGGCACTGAAGTAGGACTAGAAAGTCTCAACATAATCGGAG ACATCTCTTTACAAGACAGAATGGTCATTTATGACAACGAGAAGATTGGATGGGTTTCTGCAAATTGTGATAAGCTTCCCAA atATTATAGTCATGAATGGTTAAATGAAGATTCACAAAGACTTGCCCCATATCAAGATATGGAACTTCACAAAAGGAAGAAATGTTTTAAGAGGTACTTTGATAATGCCGAAGTAAGGAGACAAGTAAATATAGagttcgcaaacttttcaaatgGAAGAGAAGATTTTGCTACTGTTGACTCTTTAAGGGATAGAGGTAAAATGGATGCAAAATCATGGTGGATTGTTCATGGAGCTCATGCACCAACACTTCAAAAGATAGTTCTTAAACTATTTGGACAACCATGTTCTTCCTCTTATGAGAAATTGGAGTACCTACTTCTTTATACAttctttaaaaagaaataa
- the LOC137813524 gene encoding aspartic proteinase Asp1-like isoform X3, translated as MDFRSKGITLHSLFVSFLLFSAIFPLSFSAANQPHKVKNLATPRRLSSSAVFKVQGNVYPLGHYTVFFNIGHPPKFYDLDIDSGSDITWVQCDAPCKGCTKPRVQLYKPNHNLVQCVDQLCSEVHLSTDHNCASPDDQCDYEVEYADNGSSLGVLVRDHIAFQFTNGSVVHPKIAFGCGYDQKYSGSTSPPSTAGVLGLGNGRASILTQLHSLGLIRNVVGHCLSARGGGFLFFGDDPVPSSGIVWTSMVHSSSEKHYSSGPAELLFNGKTTKVKGLELIFDSGSSYTYFNSLAYQAVVNLVTDDLKGKQLTRATEDSSLPICWKGPKSFKSLSDIKKYFKPLAFSFTKTKNVQMQLPPEAYLIITKHGNVCLGILDGTEVGLESLNIIGVWIVIWKVIHTHTQPIWVSLGTVSLHLSKI; from the exons ATGGATTTTAGAAGCAAGGGAATAACATTGCACTCGCTTTTCGTATCATTTCTTCTATTTTCTGCCATTTTCCCACTCTCTTTCTCAGCAGCCAATCAACCCCACAAAGTCAAGAACCTCGCCACCCCACGTCGCCTTTCCTCCTCAGCTGTTTTCAAAGTTCAGGGAAATGTGTACCCTCTTGG GCATTACACAGTGTTTTTCAACATTGGCCATCCGCCCAAGTTTTACGACCTTGACATAGATTCGGGTAGTGACATCACTTGGGTTCAATGTGATGCACCATGTAAAGGTTGCACCAAG CCTCGTGTGCAACTTTATAAACCCAATCACAACCTTGTGCAATGTGTGGACCAACTGTGTTCTGAAGTGCACTTATCAACAGACCATAATTGTGCTTCCCCAGATGACCAATGTGACTATGAAGTTGAGTATGCAGATAATGGATCATCTCTGGGTGTGCTAGTCCGGGACCACATTGCTTTTCAATTCACCAATGGCTCTGTGGTGCACCCTAAGATTGCCTTTGG GTGCGGATATGATCAAAAGTATTCTGGTTCTACCTCCCCACCTTCTACGGCAGGAGTCCTTGGCCTTGGCAACGGCAGAGCTAGCATATTAACTCAGCTTCATTCTTTGGGTCTGATACGCAATGTAGTTGGACACTGCCTAAGTGCAAGAGGAGGAGGGTTTTTATTCTTTGGAGATGATCCCGTTCCCTCTTCAGGAATTGTTTGGACATCCATGGTGCATAGTTCTTCGGA AAAACACTACAGCTCAGGACCAGCAGAGCTGTTGTTCAATGGAAAGACTACTAAAGTTAAGGGTCTTGAACTTATCTTCGATAGTGGGAGCTCTTACACATACTTCAACTCCCTTGCGTATCAAGCTGTTGTAAATTTG GTGACTGATGATTTAAAGGGGAAACAGTTGACAAGAGCAACCGAGGATTCATCACTTCCAATTTGTTGGAAGGGTCCAAAATCTTTCAAATCGTTAAGTGATATCAAGAAATACTTCAAACCCCTTGCATTTAGCTTCACAAAAACTAAGAATGTGCAGATGCAGCTACCGCCAGAAGCTTATCTTATTATCACT AAACATGGCAATGTTTGCTTGGGGATTCTAGATGGCACTGAAGTAGGACTAGAAAGTCTCAACATAATCGGAG TGTGGATCGTGATTTGGAAGGTAATCCACACCCATACGCAGCCAATTTGGGTATCTTTGGGAACGGTTTCCCTGCATCTTTCGAAAATATAG
- the LOC137813524 gene encoding aspartic proteinase Asp1-like isoform X4 — protein MDFRSKGITLHSLFVSFLLFSAIFPLSFSAANQPHKVKNLATPRRLSSSAVFKVQGNVYPLGHYTVFFNIGHPPKFYDLDIDSGSDITWVQCDAPCKGCTKPRVQLYKPNHNLVQCVDQLCSEVHLSTDHNCASPDDQCDYEVEYADNGSSLGVLVRDHIAFQFTNGSVVHPKIAFGCGYDQKYSGSTSPPSTAGVLGLGNGRASILTQLHSLGLIRNVVGHCLSARGGGFLFFGDDPVPSSGIVWTSMVHSSSEKHYSSGPAELLFNGKTTKVKGLELIFDSGSSYTYFNSLAYQAVVNLVTDDLKGKQLTRATEDSSLPICWKGPKSFKSLSDIKKYFKPLAFSFTKTKNVQMQLPPEAYLIITKHGNVCLGILDGTEVGLESLNIIGDISLQDRMVIYDNEKIGWVSANCDKLPN, from the exons ATGGATTTTAGAAGCAAGGGAATAACATTGCACTCGCTTTTCGTATCATTTCTTCTATTTTCTGCCATTTTCCCACTCTCTTTCTCAGCAGCCAATCAACCCCACAAAGTCAAGAACCTCGCCACCCCACGTCGCCTTTCCTCCTCAGCTGTTTTCAAAGTTCAGGGAAATGTGTACCCTCTTGG GCATTACACAGTGTTTTTCAACATTGGCCATCCGCCCAAGTTTTACGACCTTGACATAGATTCGGGTAGTGACATCACTTGGGTTCAATGTGATGCACCATGTAAAGGTTGCACCAAG CCTCGTGTGCAACTTTATAAACCCAATCACAACCTTGTGCAATGTGTGGACCAACTGTGTTCTGAAGTGCACTTATCAACAGACCATAATTGTGCTTCCCCAGATGACCAATGTGACTATGAAGTTGAGTATGCAGATAATGGATCATCTCTGGGTGTGCTAGTCCGGGACCACATTGCTTTTCAATTCACCAATGGCTCTGTGGTGCACCCTAAGATTGCCTTTGG GTGCGGATATGATCAAAAGTATTCTGGTTCTACCTCCCCACCTTCTACGGCAGGAGTCCTTGGCCTTGGCAACGGCAGAGCTAGCATATTAACTCAGCTTCATTCTTTGGGTCTGATACGCAATGTAGTTGGACACTGCCTAAGTGCAAGAGGAGGAGGGTTTTTATTCTTTGGAGATGATCCCGTTCCCTCTTCAGGAATTGTTTGGACATCCATGGTGCATAGTTCTTCGGA AAAACACTACAGCTCAGGACCAGCAGAGCTGTTGTTCAATGGAAAGACTACTAAAGTTAAGGGTCTTGAACTTATCTTCGATAGTGGGAGCTCTTACACATACTTCAACTCCCTTGCGTATCAAGCTGTTGTAAATTTG GTGACTGATGATTTAAAGGGGAAACAGTTGACAAGAGCAACCGAGGATTCATCACTTCCAATTTGTTGGAAGGGTCCAAAATCTTTCAAATCGTTAAGTGATATCAAGAAATACTTCAAACCCCTTGCATTTAGCTTCACAAAAACTAAGAATGTGCAGATGCAGCTACCGCCAGAAGCTTATCTTATTATCACT AAACATGGCAATGTTTGCTTGGGGATTCTAGATGGCACTGAAGTAGGACTAGAAAGTCTCAACATAATCGGAG ACATCTCTTTACAAGACAGAATGGTCATTTATGACAACGAGAAGATTGGATGGGTTTCTGCAAATTGTGATAAGCTTCCCAA CTGA
- the LOC137813523 gene encoding kinesin-like protein KIN-7C, mitochondrial codes for MSSASGYGRSSQRASVSPLRSRKLPAGPAKPAGRPTTPSSSSTSSRPSTKASISSVATAAVADVSKAKENVTVTVRFRPLSGREINKGDEVAWYADGDHIVRNEYNPSIAYGFDKVFGPATTTRHVYDVAAQHVVSGTMEGINGTVFAYGVTSSGKTHTMHGEQKSPGVIPLAVKDVFSIIQETPGREFLLRVSYLEIYNEVINDLLDPTGQNLRIREDAQGTYVEGIKEEVVLSPAHALSLIATGEEHRHVGSNNFNLVSSRSHTIFTLTVESSSRGENIGEEDVTLSHLHLIDLAGSESSKTETTGLRRKEGSYINKSLLTLGTVIAKLTDGKATHIPYRDSKLTRLLQSSLSGHGRISLICTVTPASSSSEETHNTLKFAHRSKHVEIKVSQNKILDEKSLIKKYQREISELKQELQHLKRGMVENPNMATTSSQEDLVTLKLQLEAGQSKLKSRLEEEEQAKAALMGRIQRLTKLILVSTKNAMSSSILERPSHRRRHSFAEDELAYLPDRKRESWINDDAGSHASVPSPEEKDDVTNLDELGKDYKRSKRRGMLGWLKLRKPDNVDGLSPNVDSEGSANGSPASASKLTPTRVMLYDMKDSRRNSVSRKDNAPSINSFTGRTQAGDLFSVTVGGRQLPPTGTTVTDQMDLLREQVKMLAGEVAFCISSLKRLSEQAANKPEDIQLQEDMHKLKGEISQKKNQIRILEQRMIGSLGHAPSNSEMSQALSKLTTELNEKLFELEIKSADNRILQEQLQLKNSENVEMHETIISLKKQINFLDKTATNYQHVADNQTDCSRDVLGKYDEAQSVKNMNVIVSQVQGGSNDSIKNSEILVQAAEIESLREENVRLVEEKDGLEIQSQKLAEEASYAKELAAAAAVELRNLAEEVTKLTYENAELSGDLSAAKETPGKSNLSPTSYESKQNINNSFQLDGKSKKRGNEFLVEELQKDLSARLQREAALEAALSVKVEVEADLRRTLDEIKHQKQDLEYELTSMQILMSKMRKSGINVVDKSTVHVRDDVQTKVKIGYPTSNGYSHRKQYKETENFGSMEDMIVLEELRANYQRERRRCKELENHISILKGEDIAGLDVMALEELQNLHIEAITKICHAKYANQNL; via the exons ATGTCTTCCGCCTCCGGCTACGGCCGATCCTCCCAACGAGCCTCCGTCTCGCCGCTCCGCTCGCGGAAGTTGCCGGCGGGACCCGCCAAGCCCGCCGGAAGACCTACCACACCGTCCTCCTCCTCCACCTCGTCGAGGCCGTCGACCAAGGCCTCCATTTCTTCGGTGGCTACCGCCGCTGTGGCCGACGTGAGCAAGGCGAAGGAGAATGTCACTGTCACAGTCCGGTTCCGACCCCTCAG TGGGAGAGAAATTAATAAAGGGGACGAGGTGGCGTGGTATGCGGACGGGGATCATATAGTGAGGAATGAGTACAATCCTTCCATTGCTTATGGCTTTG ATAAGGTATTTGGGCCTGCCACAACAACTCGGCATGTTTATGATGTGGCTGCTCAGCATGTTGTCAGTGGTACAATGGAAGGGATTAACG GTACTGTTTTTGCATATGGTGTTACTAGTAGTGGAAAGACTCATACTATGCAT GGGGAGCAAAAATCACCAGGAGTTATCCCACTTGCAGTGAAGGATGTCTTCAGTATAATACAAGAG ACTCCTGGACGGGAATTCTTATTACGTGTCTCGTATCTTGAGATTTACAATGAG GTCATTAATGACTTGCTGGATCCAACTGGGCAGAATCTAAGAATACGAGAGGATGCTCAG GGTACTTATGTTGAAGGAATCAAAGAGGAAGTTGTGCTATCTCCTGCTCATGCCCTTTCTTTAATTGCTACTGGAGAAG AGCATAGACACGTGGGTTCAAATAATTTCAATCTTGTTAGCAGTCGAAGCCACACTATTTTCACCTTG ACTGTTGAAAGCAGTTCGCGAGGGGAAAATATAGGGGAAGAGGATGTGACATTGTCCCACCTG CACTTAATTGATCTTGCAGGTTCAGAAAGTTCTAAAACTGAAACAACTGGTTTGAGGAGAAAAGAAggttcttatataaataaaagctTGCTTACTCTTGGAACG GTGATTGCTAAACTAACAGATGGAAAGGCAACTCATATTCCTTATCGAGATTCAAAGCTCACTCGATTGTTACAATCATCCCTTAGTGGCCATGGAAGGATTTCT CTCATTTGCACAGTTACTCCAGCTTCTAGCAGTAGTGAAGAGACACATAACACATTAAAATTTGCTCACCGGAGTAAGCATGTTGAAATCAAAGTTTCTCAAAATAAG ATTTTGGATGAGAAGTCTCTGATCAAGAAATATCAGAGGGAAATTTCTGAGTTAAAGCAGGAGCTGCAGCATTTAAAGCGTGGCATGGTTGAGAATCCCAATATGGCGACCACATCTTCACAAGAAGATCTGGTTACTTTGAAGCTTCAG CTCGAAGCTGGCCAATCCAAATTGAAGTCAAGATTGGAAGAGGAGGAACAAGCTAAAGCAGCCTTGATGGGAAGAATTCAGCGTCTAACCAAATTAATCTTAGTTTCTACAAAGAATGCGATGTCATCAAGCATTCTAGAAAGGCCCAGCCATAGACGAAGGCATTCTTTTGCAGAAGATGAG CTAGCATATTTACCAGATAGAAAACGTGAGTCCTGGATTAATGATGATGCAGGGAGCCATGCTTCAGTTCCTTCACCAGAAGAAAAGGATGATGTTACCAATTTAGATGAATTGGGGAAGGATTACAAAAGAAGCAAACGGCGGGGAATGCTTGGGTGGTTGAAGTTAAGA AAACCTGATAATGTTGATGGATTATCACCAAATGTTGATAGTGAGGGGTCTGCAAATGGGTCACCTGCGTCTGCTTCAAAATTAACTCCAACTAGAGTTATGCTTTATGACATGAAAGACTCACGCAGGAATTCAGTCAGCAGAAAGGATAATGCCCCATCTATCAATTCTTTTACAGGAAGAACTCAAGCTGGTGATTTATTCAGTGTAACTGTTGGAGGCCGTCAACTTCCTCCG ACTGGGACTACTGTTACAGATCAAATGGATCTACTGCGGGAACAAGTGAAAATGTTGGCTGGCGAGGTGGCATTCTGCATTAGTTCTCTGAAAAGACTGTCAGAACAAGCTGCTAATAAGCCTGAAGATATCCAATTACAA GAAGACATGCATAAGTTGAAGGGTGAAATTAGCCAAAAGAAGAATCAGATCCGTATCCTAGAGCAACGGATGATTGGATCCTTAGGACATGCACCAAGTAATAGCGAAATGTCTCAG GCTCTATCCAAGCTTACCACTGAGCTCaatgaaaaactttttgaacttGAG ATCAAGTCTGCAGATAACAGGATACTTCAAGAGCAATTACAGTTGAAG AATTCAGAGAATGTTGAGATGCATGAGACAATTATTTCACTAAAGAAACAGATAAATTTCTTGGATAAAACTGCAACTAATTATCAGCATGTTGCTGATAATCAGACCGACTGTTCTAGAGATGTATTGGGAAAATATGACGAAGCACAATCAGTCAAAAACATGAATGTAATAGTTTCTCAAGTGCAGGGAGGAAGCAACGATTCAATTAAAAATTCCGAAATTCTTGTGCAG GCAGCTGAAATAGAGAGTTTAAGGGAAGAGAATGTGAGATTGGTGGAAGAGAAAGACGGGCTTGAAATTCAAAGTCAGAAACTTGCAGAGGAAGCTTCATACGCAAAAGAGCTGGCAGCAGCTGCAGCAGTTGAACTCCGAAACCTGGCTGAAGAAGTGACTAAACTTACATATGAAAATGCAGAGCTGAGTGGTGATCTGTCAGCTGCAAAAGAGACACCTGGCAAGTCAAACTTGTCTCCAACATCTTATGAAAGCAagcaaaatattaataatagttttCAACTAGATGGGAAATCAAAAAAGCGGGGGAATGAATTTCTTGTTGAGGAGTTGCAGAAGGACCTTAGTGCTAGACTCCAAAGAGAAGCTGCACTAGAAGCAGCTCTATCTGTGAAAGTCGAAGTTGAAGCTGACCTAAGAAGGACACTTGATGAAATAAAACACCAAAAACAAGATTTGGAATATGAGCTTACAAGCATGCAGATACTGATGTCAAAGATGAGAAAGTCTGGCATTAATGTTGTGGACAAGTCAACGGTTCATGTGCGTGATGATGTACAAACCAAGGTTAAAATTGGATATCCAACATCTAATGGTTACTCTCATAGGAAACAGTACAAAGAAACTGAAAATTTTGGAAGCATGGAAGATATGATTGTATTAGAAGAACTAAGGGCTAATTATCAAAGAGAGAGAAGAAGATGCAAGGAACTTGAAAATCATATTTCTATATTGAAG GGTGAGGATATCGCTGGTCTGGATGTTATGGCTCTTGAGGAACTACAAAACCTTCATATTGAGGCAATAACAAAGATTTGTCATGCAAAG TACGCAAATCAAAACTTGTAG
- the LOC137813524 gene encoding aspartic proteinase Asp1-like isoform X2 translates to MDFRSKGITLHSLFVSFLLFSAIFPLSFSAANQPHKVKNLATPRRLSSSAVFKVQGNVYPLGHYTVFFNIGHPPKFYDLDIDSGSDITWVQCDAPCKGCTKPRVQLYKPNHNLVQCVDQLCSEVHLSTDHNCASPDDQCDYEVEYADNGSSLGVLVRDHIAFQFTNGSVVHPKIAFGCGYDQKYSGSTSPPSTAGVLGLGNGRASILTQLHSLGLIRNVVGHCLSARGGGFLFFGDDPVPSSGIVWTSMVHSSSEKHYSSGPAELLFNGKTTKVKGLELIFDSGSSYTYFNSLAYQAVVNLVTDDLKGKQLTRATEDSSLPICWKGPKSFKSLSDIKKYFKPLAFSFTKTKNVQMQLPPEAYLIITKHGNVCLGILDGTEVGLESLNIIGDISLQDRMVIYDNEKIGWVSANCDKLPNVDRDLEGNPHPYAANLGIFGNGFPASFENIDDQ, encoded by the exons ATGGATTTTAGAAGCAAGGGAATAACATTGCACTCGCTTTTCGTATCATTTCTTCTATTTTCTGCCATTTTCCCACTCTCTTTCTCAGCAGCCAATCAACCCCACAAAGTCAAGAACCTCGCCACCCCACGTCGCCTTTCCTCCTCAGCTGTTTTCAAAGTTCAGGGAAATGTGTACCCTCTTGG GCATTACACAGTGTTTTTCAACATTGGCCATCCGCCCAAGTTTTACGACCTTGACATAGATTCGGGTAGTGACATCACTTGGGTTCAATGTGATGCACCATGTAAAGGTTGCACCAAG CCTCGTGTGCAACTTTATAAACCCAATCACAACCTTGTGCAATGTGTGGACCAACTGTGTTCTGAAGTGCACTTATCAACAGACCATAATTGTGCTTCCCCAGATGACCAATGTGACTATGAAGTTGAGTATGCAGATAATGGATCATCTCTGGGTGTGCTAGTCCGGGACCACATTGCTTTTCAATTCACCAATGGCTCTGTGGTGCACCCTAAGATTGCCTTTGG GTGCGGATATGATCAAAAGTATTCTGGTTCTACCTCCCCACCTTCTACGGCAGGAGTCCTTGGCCTTGGCAACGGCAGAGCTAGCATATTAACTCAGCTTCATTCTTTGGGTCTGATACGCAATGTAGTTGGACACTGCCTAAGTGCAAGAGGAGGAGGGTTTTTATTCTTTGGAGATGATCCCGTTCCCTCTTCAGGAATTGTTTGGACATCCATGGTGCATAGTTCTTCGGA AAAACACTACAGCTCAGGACCAGCAGAGCTGTTGTTCAATGGAAAGACTACTAAAGTTAAGGGTCTTGAACTTATCTTCGATAGTGGGAGCTCTTACACATACTTCAACTCCCTTGCGTATCAAGCTGTTGTAAATTTG GTGACTGATGATTTAAAGGGGAAACAGTTGACAAGAGCAACCGAGGATTCATCACTTCCAATTTGTTGGAAGGGTCCAAAATCTTTCAAATCGTTAAGTGATATCAAGAAATACTTCAAACCCCTTGCATTTAGCTTCACAAAAACTAAGAATGTGCAGATGCAGCTACCGCCAGAAGCTTATCTTATTATCACT AAACATGGCAATGTTTGCTTGGGGATTCTAGATGGCACTGAAGTAGGACTAGAAAGTCTCAACATAATCGGAG ACATCTCTTTACAAGACAGAATGGTCATTTATGACAACGAGAAGATTGGATGGGTTTCTGCAAATTGTGATAAGCTTCCCAA TGTGGATCGTGATTTGGAAGGTAATCCACACCCATACGCAGCCAATTTGGGTATCTTTGGGAACGGTTTCCCTGCATCTTTCGAAAATATAGACGATCAATGA
- the LOC137813524 gene encoding aspartic proteinase Asp1-like isoform X5 gives MDFRSKGITLHSLFVSFLLFSAIFPLSFSAANQPHKVKNLATPRRLSSSAVFKVQGNVYPLGHYTVFFNIGHPPKFYDLDIDSGSDITWVQCDAPCKGCTKPRVQLYKPNHNLVQCVDQLCSEVHLSTDHNCASPDDQCDYEVEYADNGSSLGVLVRDHIAFQFTNGSVVHPKIAFGCGYDQKYSGSTSPPSTAGVLGLGNGRASILTQLHSLGLIRNVVGHCLSARGGGFLFFGDDPVPSSGIVWTSMVHSSSEKHYSSGPAELLFNGKTTKVKGLELIFDSGSSYTYFNSLAYQAVVNLVTDDLKGKQLTRATEDSSLPICWKGPKSFKSLSDIKKYFKPLAFSFTKTKNVQMQLPPEAYLIITKHGNVCLGILDGTEVGLESLNIIGDIIVMNG, from the exons ATGGATTTTAGAAGCAAGGGAATAACATTGCACTCGCTTTTCGTATCATTTCTTCTATTTTCTGCCATTTTCCCACTCTCTTTCTCAGCAGCCAATCAACCCCACAAAGTCAAGAACCTCGCCACCCCACGTCGCCTTTCCTCCTCAGCTGTTTTCAAAGTTCAGGGAAATGTGTACCCTCTTGG GCATTACACAGTGTTTTTCAACATTGGCCATCCGCCCAAGTTTTACGACCTTGACATAGATTCGGGTAGTGACATCACTTGGGTTCAATGTGATGCACCATGTAAAGGTTGCACCAAG CCTCGTGTGCAACTTTATAAACCCAATCACAACCTTGTGCAATGTGTGGACCAACTGTGTTCTGAAGTGCACTTATCAACAGACCATAATTGTGCTTCCCCAGATGACCAATGTGACTATGAAGTTGAGTATGCAGATAATGGATCATCTCTGGGTGTGCTAGTCCGGGACCACATTGCTTTTCAATTCACCAATGGCTCTGTGGTGCACCCTAAGATTGCCTTTGG GTGCGGATATGATCAAAAGTATTCTGGTTCTACCTCCCCACCTTCTACGGCAGGAGTCCTTGGCCTTGGCAACGGCAGAGCTAGCATATTAACTCAGCTTCATTCTTTGGGTCTGATACGCAATGTAGTTGGACACTGCCTAAGTGCAAGAGGAGGAGGGTTTTTATTCTTTGGAGATGATCCCGTTCCCTCTTCAGGAATTGTTTGGACATCCATGGTGCATAGTTCTTCGGA AAAACACTACAGCTCAGGACCAGCAGAGCTGTTGTTCAATGGAAAGACTACTAAAGTTAAGGGTCTTGAACTTATCTTCGATAGTGGGAGCTCTTACACATACTTCAACTCCCTTGCGTATCAAGCTGTTGTAAATTTG GTGACTGATGATTTAAAGGGGAAACAGTTGACAAGAGCAACCGAGGATTCATCACTTCCAATTTGTTGGAAGGGTCCAAAATCTTTCAAATCGTTAAGTGATATCAAGAAATACTTCAAACCCCTTGCATTTAGCTTCACAAAAACTAAGAATGTGCAGATGCAGCTACCGCCAGAAGCTTATCTTATTATCACT AAACATGGCAATGTTTGCTTGGGGATTCTAGATGGCACTGAAGTAGGACTAGAAAGTCTCAACATAATCGGAG atATTATAGTCATGAATGGTTAA